In the Drosophila takahashii strain IR98-3 E-12201 chromosome 3R, DtakHiC1v2, whole genome shotgun sequence genome, one interval contains:
- the hyd gene encoding E3 ubiquitin-protein ligase hyd produces MVSMQFVLQPLPGSDDQFIERIREVSEKVNRFGYGTHRIFEQLKIPVREVVIGPTHIGVLLEDGKAFRVSFSINSEKLDLTKQDAKCSTSGGGGTASASKAPSSSRPMARSRARLLRATGRSSSTGQGSGSRSTGVIIGGSTSSRPLVTVPATYVPEELISQAEVVLQGKSRNLIIRELQRTNLDVNLAVNNLLSRDDEEAEDTEEGADNYVPEDLISLLDNGFSGDNNSVIIDPSDGLFSEEIFSNYSSIRNLLFDRIRSERSNANANAADSNQSTRSTTSGAALTGSSGLSAQISVNADREAFSRWRDRQYYGPRRWISKDDYTWEKDADSKKKEPSPMLSPIWISEELQPWPEKSSVRFKTIGALYSEFIALSESGDLYQWRWADAEPYKSETDNVYHPKTAALNITEKVELISANFIRCSVVTETNRVATWMDEQLGYLGAKLEHNSCSFNEFISDPITKIYVCSLYTVVKTDSNNIYWWGVLPFDQRRYLWDKFRTKTKKPFKVVATDINVGAQVIMKKCPIYQSGSIGFTCSNGVPKVGQLLNSVWNFTDVCRMKIININTNSGVDKTQTAGINLNAHGIAPDKDAPKATTIPSTGSSKNGQSFSNSKESTDRIDMPPPPSPASSTCSDTGSVTSHKRTKRVTTKEDSNAPQEGRKDEELWQLKDVVFVEDKVGPVGKVLKVDGDFVAVRFPAMNPAAAAVAAAAAATASSSSNAASTSSSSSKEEGKEDDWQQCRLLRREDVQIFRTAMSTRGPDWLQKQPKKINVGADAAGTQLLTLAVDSRGIHVIKKVLGKIHYSLYNLYNSKQEQNCLFPTDCASFIGSSPANILMACNNDCSGNSSTIVLRDGNGALYPLAKDCLGSIKDPQWFDLPPVKSITMSTISLPAMLSGVNLKSKVCMTALLFDTQKLMPHILRCDVKNSFAALSRLEREDQADTALVVEERCDGARNIFHACVIMCAPSSNKDSPPDSPSGGGVEKKSLAVGLSVARSILSNNAFGANASSSNENSSFATMSSSAAGTAASSTSRDSRINLRDMMHRLINSDQAEQSGSQPMATNNEDHAYIPWPAEAPAASNLSASSSQNIADSIEDDISKIIPSSSQSSMLSANIKLGSPNYTFDLAQRREHALLILQQMCVSPALRPYLYQMLSTKDAQGQTPFMLSVSCRAYEAGIILLNTILMLAEQDPPVKEAMIFPAGSPADQSPLHVICYNDTCSFTWTGADHINQNIFECKTCGLTGSLCCCTECARVCHKGHDCKLKRTAPTAYCDCWEKCKCKALIAGNLTKRFALLCKLVSCTDLVTKFNSKGESILLFLIQTVGRQIVEQRQYRFNVRVRNVGTAASGTNGGSNTVISNRKASSVDMDSDMPDHDLEPPKFARKALERLLIDWNAVRSMVMSGAERSEVNVPNAAGGASENSNSEGFNMFIQTQHGSTLLDKFTHNLIVKCTGDHLDTLLLTLVRELQNVSVVNRCKEAEEVARRFVRSVARVFVIFNLEKQPNPEKRKTHTSCNKYVQSCVKVFQTLHKISIEELCEVSEALIAPVRLGVVRPTAPFTMSSSNLDNSDDLFSVDPLAPSNVESPSEQILGHDAGNDQSASFNIQQNYDVVAMETIRDASESEEVINREANSHNQDDELIENQRNEDGMQDDESDNDFTFNDAETESDSDDNQSNQEVQRSVQAGATVGSENDIGVLFLEDESGDSSAQEEDGSEDGESDDHSDEFNFNDQQLERRSTNSNARSDLAPQTMQWAIRNRDTARSSVRVPTGSNLVFIDPMALRRSTVPASTTVTTPSIEPHTMATTASNLARAFGITIRQISELISILSYNIVNDIETSLKIQSDEAIAVQAFVEKRLKATWDWMFTVMDGTEAQLKFGAYLTNYTDPNHPLHPLNLSAQASSSQTPAPATSSSVSGVNIMGSNSRRDFFTYCLSLMRAHTSEHRDALPVLDITALRHIAYVLDAFVYYMRNDTGFYDKQDTISGRINNLSPMVESYDTDEELTNLEDFNADVQPSTSSVPSGSQGTRRHAFFARSESTLSLGCSAPEGFDLPLDMAMPLADKPHLLQPNSKRQELFANLPLLVTTSASNSAPNSSGGSIFDYTPTRLGFSNSLKRNEHVYETVPAKQSMEVVINMDTSKAGDGNVTYKAEGSTDSNIYVQLKKKQGSDDFKSHKEADGNHSKYDKVVLMETDDISSLPSTSKSTEALMATRPEVIIAPNKASVSPATAARSVIVLAGGSCLKTIDSDLNNFSASNLSTGEQAKCDSHHQKSTPHHPLSFPVRGSLFYQSNFSELPSWNFLLSRWKLTLDLFGRVFMDDVGMEHGSVLPELRGFPVKEMRFRRHMEKLRNGQQRDLVLCKLERNRESLIVQTFKELNTQFGNQNRRTQPPITFNRVKVTFKDEPGEGSGVARSFYTSIAEALLASAKIPNLESVQVGTSHSKYGVPFSSILRSRTVSGSSRDQSTLQRRGTSSKILWRSARERKALNLDARPYTPINNSDNAMPEGVNDHLSVHLQQIGERLYPKIHSINQTHAPKITGMLLEIPTPQLLSVISSDETLRQKVNEAIEIITFKLKSEASAQSSQPKKSPSVVLVEPVDDDNEPLFYSPGKRGFYTPRQGFASFERINAFRNIGRLIGLCLLQNELLPLFLQRHVLKYILGRKIKFHDLAFFDPALYESFRQIIQNAQTKEGEETINRMELCFVIDLMKEEGCGNRELIPGGREVAVTSSNIFEYIRRYTEYRLIKSQEKALEALKDGVFDVLPDNSMNSLTAEDLRLLLNGVGDINVSTLISYTTFNDESSEGPDKLLKFKKWFWSIVEKMNILERQDLVYFWTGSPALPASEEGFQPLPSVTIRPADDSHLPTANTCISRLYIPLYSSKSILRSKMLMAIKSKNFGFV; encoded by the exons atggtttccatgcaatttgttttgcaaCCGCTTCCGGGCTCGGACGACCAGTTCATTGAAAG AATTCGTGAAGTGTCGGAAAAAGTCAACAGATTTGGTTATGGTACCCATCGCATATTCGAGCAGTTGAAAATTCCGGTAAGGGAAGTGGTCATTGGACCCACGCACATTGGAGTTTTGCTGGAGGATGGAAAGGCGTTCCGCGTGTCATTTTCCATCAACTCGGAAAAACTTGACTTAACAAAACAGGACGCAAAATG TTCCACAAGTGGTGGCGGCGGAACTGCCAGTGCCTCAAAAGCCCCCTCCTCCTCCCGACCGATGGCCCGGTCCAGGGCACGACTCCTGCGCGCCACAGGACGCTCCAGTTCCACCGGCCAGGGTTCCGGATCGCGCAGCACTGGCGTGATTATCGGCGGCAGCACATCGAGCCGACCCTTGGTCACAGTTCCGGCCACATATGTGCCGGAGGAGCTTATATCTCAGGCGGAGGTGGTTCTACAGGGCAAGAGCAGAAATCTCATTATTAGAGAGTTGCAG CGCACCAATTTAGATGTCAACTTAGCTGTGAACAATTTGCTTTCCCGCGACGACGAGGAAGCCGAAGATACCGAGGAGGGTGCCGATAACTACGTGCCTGAAGACCTTATCTCTCTGCTGGATAATGGCTTTAGCGGAGATAACAACAGCGTCATCATCGATCCCTCAGATGGTCTTTTTTCGGAGGAGATATTCAGCAATTACTCCAGCATTCGGAA CCTGCTGTTCGATCGCATTCGCAGTGAACGCAGTAATGCCAACGCAAATGCCGCAGATAGTAATCAATCGACCCGCTCCACAACTTCGGGCGCGGCTTTAACAGGCAGCAGTGGACTATCGGCTCAAATATCGGTTAACGCCGATCGGGAAGCCTTTAGCCGTTGGCGGGATCGTCAGTACTACGGACCACGACGCTGGATTAGCAAAGACGACTACACTTGGGAGAAGGATGCTG ATTCAAAGAAAAAGGAGCCATCACCAATGCTTTCTCCCATATGGATATCGGAAGAACTGCAGCCATGGCCGGAGAAAAGTTCCGTAAGATTTAAGACCATAGGCGCCTTATACTCGGAGTTTATTGCCTTGTCGGAGAGCGGAGATTTATACCAGTGGCGTTGGGCGGATGCAGAGCCCTACAAGTCGGAG aCGGACAACGTTTATCATCCCAAAACGGCGGCCCTCAACATAACTGAAAAAGTGGAGCTCATTTCGGCCAACTTTATCAGATGTTCCGTGGTCACAGAAACCAATCGCGTGGCGACTTGGATGGACGAGCAGCTCGGTTACCTCGGTGCCAAGCTAGAGCACAATTCCTGCTCCTTCAACGAGTTTATATCGGACCCCATAACAAAGATCTATGTCTGCTCGCTGTACACGGTTGTCAAAAccgacagcaacaacatctACTGGTGGGGAGTGCTGCCGTTCGATCAACGACGTTACTTGTGGGACAAATTCCGGACAAAGACCAAGAAGCCCTTCAAGGTGGTGGCCACCGATATTAATGTGGGCGCTCAAGTGATAATGAAGAAGTGCCCCATCTATCAATCTGGATCCATCGGATTCACGTGTTCCAATGGCGTGCCGAAGGTTGGACAGCTTTTGAATTCGGTTTGGAACTTCACCGACGTGTGCCGCatgaaaatcataaatattaacACCAATTCCGGCGTGGACAAAACTCAAACAGCTGGCATTAACCTAAATGCCCATGGAATTGCACCGGATAAGGATGCGCCAAAGGCCACGACCATCCCAAGCACTGGAAGTAGCAAGAATGGGCAGTCCTTCTCAAATAGCAAGGAGTCGACGGATCGCATTGATATGCCACCTCCGCCGTCGCCGGCATCCAGCACTTGCAGCGACACAGGCAGCGTTACGTCGCACAAACGCACCAAGCGAGTGACCACAAAAGAGGATTCCAATGCCCCTCAGGAGGGCAGAAAGGATGAAGAGCTGTGGCAGCTGAAGGATGTGGTGTTTGTCGAGGACAAAGTGGGCCCAGTGGGCAAGGTTCTTAAGGTGGACGGTGACTTTGTGGCCGTACGATTTCCGGCAATGAATCCGGCagccgctgctgttgctgctgctgctgccgccaccGCAAGCTCCTCCTCCAATGCAGCCTCCacatcctcctcgtcctccaaGGAGGAGGGCAAGGAGGACGACTGGCAGCAGTGTCGCCTGCTGCGTCGCGAAGATGTCCAGATATTCCGCACTGCTATGTCTACCCGCGGTCCCGACTGGCTGCAGAAGCAGCCAAAGAAGATCAACGTTGGTGCCGATGCCGCTGGCACCCAGTTGCTCACCCTGGCCGTGGACTCGCGCGGCATCCATGTGATCAAGAAGGTGCTGGGCAAAATCCACTATAGCCTTTACAACTTGTATAACAGCAAACAGGAACAGAATTGCCTGTTCCCCACGGACTGTGCCTCTTTTATTGGCTCCTCGCCCGCTAACATTTTAATGGCCTGCAACAACGACTGCAGCGGAAACAGCAGCACAATTGTGCTGAGGGATGGCAATGGAGCCTTGTACCCCCTGGCCAAGGATTGCCTCGGTTCGATCAAGGATCCCCAGTGGTTCGACCTTCCGCCGGTCAAGTCCATCACAATGTCCACCATATCGCTGCCTGCAATGCTCTCGGGCGTAAATCTAAAGTCGAAGGTGTGCATGACTGCACTGCTCTTCGACACGCAGAAACTGATGCCGCACATTCTGCGTTGCGATGTGAAGAATAGCTTTGCCGCCCTCAGCCGCTTGGAGAGGGAGGATCAGGCGGATACGGCTCTGGTCGTTGAAGAGCGTTGCGATGGAGCCCGAAACATATTCCACGCTTGTGTGATTATGTGTGCTCCGTCCTCGAACAAGGATTCACCACCAGACTCGCCTAGCGGTGGCGGTGTCGAGAAGAAGTCCCTGGCCGTGGGGCTCTCCGTGGCTCGCTCCATCCTGAGCAACAATGCCTTTGGAGCAAATGCGTCGTCGAGCAATGAAAACTCTAGCTTTGCCACCATGAGCTCTTCCGCCGCCGGAACCGCCGCTTCCTCGACCAGCAGGGATAGTCGAATCAACCTGCGCGACATGATGCATCGTCTGATAAACAGCGATCAAGCGGAACAGTCGGGCAGCCAGCCAATGGCCACGAACAACGAGGATCACGCCTACATCCCCTGGCCAGCTGAGGCTCCGGCTGCTAGCAATCTAAGTGCCAGCTCCTCGCAAAACATCGCGGACAGCATTGAAGATGATATCTCGAAGATAATTCCGTCCTCCTCGCAGAGTTCCATGCTCTCCGCCAACATCAAGTTGGGCTCCCCGAACTACACTTTCGACCTGGCCCAGCGCAGGGAGCATGCGCTACTGATCCTGCAGCAGATGTGCGTCAGTCCCGCCCTGCGTCCGTACCTCTACCAGATGCTGAGTACCAAGGACGCCCAGGGCCAGACGCCCTTCATGCTCTCCGTTTCCTGTCGCGCCTACGAGGCGGGCATCATACTGCTGAACACCATCCTCATGCTGGCCGAGCAGGATCCGCCGGTCAAGGAGGCCATGATCTTCCCCGCTGGTTCGCCAGCGGATCAGTCGCCTCTCCATGTCATCTGCTACAACGACACCTGCTCCTTCACATGGACGGGAGCCGATCACATCAACCAGAATATATTCGAGTGCAAGACATGCGGCCTGACTGGATCCCTATGCTGCTGCACGGAGTGTGCGCGCGTCTGCCACAAGGGACACGACTGCAAGCTCAAGCGCACGGCGCCAACTGCCTACTGCGATTGCTGGGAGAAATGCAAGTGCAAGGCCCTGATCGCTGGAAATCTCACCAAGCGCTTCGCGCTCCTCTGCAAGCTGGTCTCGTGCACGGATTTGGTCACGAAATTCAACTCGAAGGGCGAATCGATTCTACTGTTCCTCATCCAAACGGTGGGCCGCCAAATTGTCGAGCAGCGCCAGTATCGTTTTAACGTGCGTGTTCGTAATGTTGGCACCGCAGCCAGCGGAACGAACGGCGGAAGCAACACAGTGATATCCAATCGGAAGGCCTCTTCCGTGGACATGGATAGCGACATGCCGGACCACGACTTGGAGCCACCGAAGTTCGCTAGGAAAGCTCTGGAGCGACTGTTGATCGACTGGAATGCGGTGCGCTCGATGGTCATGAGCGGAGCGGAGAGAAGCGAGGTGAACGTGCCGAATGCGGCAGGTGGCGCATCCGAGAACTCCAACTCGGAAGGCTTCAACATGTTCATCCAGACGCAGCACGGTTCCACGCTCCTCGACAAGTTCACCCACAACCTGATTGTGAAATGCACTGGCGACCATCTGGACACCTTGCTGCTAACCCTGGTGCGGGAATTGCAGAACGTTAGCGTAGTCAATCGTTGCAAGGAGGCGGAGGAAGTGGCGCGTCGCTTTGTGCGCTCGGTGGCCCGCGTCTTTGTCATTTTCAACTTGGAGAAGCAGCCCAATCCGGAGAAGCGAAAGACTCACACCTCTTGCAACAAATACGTGCAGAGCTGTGTAAAAGTATTCCAGACGCTCCACAAGATTTCAATCGAGGAGTTGTGCGAGGTATCCGAAGCCCTTATCGCTCCAGTCAGGCTGGGAGTTGTGAGGCCCACTGCTCCATTCACAATGTCATCGTCGAATCTGGAT aactcTGACGATTTGTTCAGCGTGGATCCTTTGGCTCCCTCCAACGTGGAATCGCCTTCCGAGCAAATCCTGGGACACGATGCTGGAAACGATCAGAGCGCCAGTTTTAATATTCAACAAAACTACGATGTAGTTGCAATGGAAA CTATACGCGACGCCTCCGAATCGGAAGAAGTTATAAACAGGGAAGCTAATTCCCACAATCAAGACGATGAGTTAATAGAAAATCAACGAAATGAGGACGGAATGCAGGATGATGAGAGCGATAATGACTTTACTTTCAATGACGCTGAGACTGAGTCGGACTCCGATGACAACCAAAGCAATCAAGAGGTGCAGAGGAGCGTCCAAGCGGGGGCCACAGTTGGCTCAGAAAATG aCATTGGAGTTCTGTTCCTAGAGGATGAATCGGGAGACTCGTCGGCTCAAGAAGAAGATGGTTCGGAGGATGGAGAATCCGACGACCACTCCGACGAGTTCAATTTCAATGATCAGCAGCTTGAACGTCGTAGCACAAACTCGAATGCTCGCAGCGATCTAGCGCCTCAAACGATGCAGTGGGCCATAAGGAACCGCGACACTGCCCGCTCATCCGTGAGGGTGCCCACCGGATCCAATTTGGTTTTCATTGACCCAATGGCGCTGCGCCGCTCCACTGTACCGGCCAGCACAACCGTCACCACTCCCTCGATTGAACCTCACACCATGGCGACAACGGCCAGCAACCTGGCAAGGGCATTCGGGATCACAATAAGACAGATCTCCGAGCTAATAAGCATTTTGTCGTACAACATAGTTAACGACATTGAAACATCATTGAAAATTCAAAGCGATGAGGCCATTGCAGTTCAA GCATTTGTGGAAAAGCGTTTGAAGGCTACGTGGGATTGGATGTTCACGGTGATGGATGGAACCGAGGCACAGTTGAAGTTCGGTGCCTATTTGACTAACTACACCGATCCCAACCATCCGCTGCATCCGCTCAACCTTAGTGCCCAGGCATCGAGTAGCCAGACGCCCGCTCCTGCGACATCCTCGTCCGTTAGTGGTGTGAATATAATGG gatCCAATTCACGTCGAGACTTCTTCACCTACTGTTTGTCCCTGATGCGTGCCCACACTTCTGAGCACAGAGATGCCCTGCCGGTGTTGGATATAACAGCTTTGCGTCACATTGCCTATGTGCTCGATGCCTTCGTTTACTATATGCGCAATGATACGGGCTTCTATGACAAACAAGACACCATTTCGGGCCGTATAAACAATCTCTCCCCCATGGTTGAGAGCTACGATACAGACGAAGAGTTGACCAACCTGGAAGATTTCAACGCCGACGTTCAGCCGTCTACCAGTAGCGTTCCTTCAGGAAGCCAGGGCACACGCCGACATGCATTCTTTGCGCGCTCGGAATCGACTCTAAGCTTGGGCTGCTCGGCGCCAGAAGGCTTCGATCTGCCACTGGATATGGCCATGCCCCTCGCCGATAAACCACACTTGCTGCAGCCGAATTCAAAGCGACAGGAGCTTTTCGCAAACCTACCGCTACTCGTGACCACGAGTGCAAGCAACAGCGCTCCCAATAGCAGCGGTGGCAGCATTTTTGATTACACACCCACAAGGCTGGGATTCTCGAATTCCTTGAAAAGGAACGAGCATGTTTATGAAACAGTGCCGGCCAAACAGTCTATGGAGGTAGTAATCAATATGGATACTAGTAAAGCGGGTGATGGAAATGTAACTTATAAGGCTGAGGGCTCTACGGACTCTAATATCTACGTACAGTTAAAGAAGAAGCAGGGCTCGGATGATTTCAAATCCCACAAAGAGGCTGATG GTAATCACAGCAAGTACGATAAAGTGGTTCTAATGGAAACTGATGATATAAGCAGTCTGCCAAGTACCAGCAAGTCGACTGAAGCGTTAATGGCCACACGGCCGGAAGTGATCATTGCGCCAAATAAAGCCTCAGTGTCACCAGCGACTGCCGCCCGCAGCGTTATAGTTCTCGCAGGTGGCTCCTGTTTGAAGACGATCGATTCCGACTTGAACAATTTCTCGGCATCAAACTTATCGACCGGAGAGCAAGCTAAATGTGATAGCCATCATCAAAAGTCAACGCCGCACCACCCGTTAAGTTTTCCCGTTCGCGGTTCTCTGTTTTACCAAagtaatttttcggaattgcCGTCGTGGAACTTTTTGCTAAGTCGCTGGAAGCTAACCCTGGATTTATTCGGTCGCGTCTTTATGGATGATGTGGGAATGGAGCACGGATCTGTGCTGCCGGAATTGCGCGGCTTTCCCGTCAAGGAGATGCGTTTCCGTCGTCACATGGAGAAATTGCGCAACGGACAACAGCGCGACCTGGTGCTTTGCAAGCTGGAGCGTAATCGTGAAAGCTTAATTGTTCAAACGTTCAAGGAACTGAATACCCAATTTGGCAACCAAAACCGGCGAACCCAGCCACCCATTACATTCAACCGAGTAAAGGTGACATTCAAGGACGAGCCGGGCGAGGGATCCGGAGTGGCGCGCAGCTTCTACACGTCGATCGCAGAGGCATTGCTGGCCAGTGCTAAGATTCCGAACCTGGAATCCGTTCAGGTGGGCACCAGCCACAGCAAGTACGGAGTGCCCTTCTCGAGCATCCTGCGCAGCAGAACGGTATCGGGCTCTAGTCGTGATCAGTCCACCCTGCAGAGGCGTGGCACCAGCAGCAAAATATTGTGGCGTTCGGCTCGCGAGAGAAAGGCATTGAATTTGGATGCCAGACCGTACACCCCAATTAATAATTCAG ATAATGCAATGCCGGAAGGCGTGAATGATCATTTGTCTGTCCACCTACAACAAATTGGAGAGCGTCTTTACCCTAAG ATCCACTCGATAAACCAAACACATGCACCGAAGATAACAGGAATGCTGCTGGAGATACCCACGCCACAGCTTCTGTCCGTGATTTCCTCAGATGAGACACTGCGTCAAAAAGTTAACGAAGCGATAGAAATTATCACATTCAAACTCAAATCTGAGGCCAGTGCACAAAGTagccaaccaaaaaaatcaccatCTGTAGTGCTGGTCGAGCCGGTAGATGACGATAATGAGCCATTATTTTACTCGCCGGGAAAGCGGGGCTTTTATACACCGCGCCAAGGCTTTGCATCATTCGAGCGCATTAATGCATTTAGAAATATTGGAAG ACTTATTGGACTTTGTCTACTGCAAAATGAATTGCTTCCACTGTTCCTGCAAAGACATGTATTAAAATACATTCTTGGGCGTAAAATTAAGTTCCACGATCTGGCATTTTTCGATCCAGCACTGTACGAATCTTTTAggcaaattattcaaaatgcCCAAACAAAAGAAGGCGAAGAAACCATTAACCGAATGGAGCTATGCTTTGT GATTGACTTGATGAAGGAGGAGGGCTGTGGTAACAGAGAGCTTATCCCAGGAGGGCGCGAAGTTGCGGTCACCTCGAGTAACATATTCGAGTACATCAGACGCTATACAGAATATAGACTAATCAAATCCCAAGAAAAAGCACTTGAG GCATTGAAAGACGGAGTTTTCGACGTCCTGCCCGATAACAGCATGAATAGCTTAACCGCTGAGGATTTGCGTCTGCTGCTGAACGGTGTCGGTGATATAAATGTTTCAACATTAATTTCATACACTACCTTTAACGACGAATCTAGCGAGGGTCCggataaacttttaaaatttaagaaatggtTTTGGAGTATTGTTGAGAAAATGAATATCTTGGAACGCCAAGACTTG GTGTACTTCTGGACCGGATCGCCTGCGCTTCCAGCTTCGGAGGAGGGATTCCAACCATTGCCATCTGTCACCATTAGACCTGCGGATGACTCTCATCTACCGACTGCGAATACTTGTATATCTCGGCTGTATATCCCCCTGTACTCCAGCAAATCAATTTTACGCAGTAAAATGCTGATGGCCATTAAATCcaaaaactttggatttgtataa
- the dmt gene encoding protein dalmatian, protein MVKTRAAPPVVTSDAATSTRRNRLRGKKLSDEAILAVIAEPQRSLKKCMVRIRRIKLPEESPNAAQDVDTSAFEPARNSTMYVPPKVQIKRKDRVAKQKAAEQKISPCRVRLRNISPRKPAAEVSPKKPSRFFHRDQPPTRTRSSVTRNVFDFLSQSQIEDDNNREDPAADIVKRLVKDGKACVMVRSTSGKTRAKTIRKKPRPVGRRKKCSLKDAEPQEPVQNVPKIIEPRMQKPSRALSPIYEPEEDCSNDSDAYAPCMEPIEVPVQVHVEPSTSRQAHDGAYSNLARSVMLNQTQAQNPKKPSDRRRELINMARQLVSTPLNRKVPPVPEANITATAISPITRQSPAAGAASPWRVSDESPMPNTFMFGFNTSQLPSYSSDHMRRRHVYVPDVQAERSEESICPPLHEQSHDSSANDSNEENRPPATASKSMTLDDQENAENAENFVHLPNPRRTLKKRTPFKDINILEVVTLPSWKKNVPTTPSKEISSTRVSNNQAQNASPAQRSQTRANLFGFDEILPSEDTAASKSTEARESTHSEATASPANEILPCEDASRKSPRNLFGFEEFITESEVLAPASRASSQNVTLHDKLHRLAELRPRDGELPQVSTYSLQGDCLGERQFKHPDIRDVFCSTMVAEPTPPRRRRAALPARETMGLFRDVQVDPEKTFDEKQPRRTYVRERPQRKRKKRVQMLYIESESEDEDEQDSHDNNFSSPQKKQPQSKRPRRDVEHEAKLQEYITSFNRECEEVEKFPVIIE, encoded by the exons ATGGTTAAAACACGGGCAGCGCCGCCCGTTGTGACCTCGGATGCAGCGACCAGTACAAGACGCAATCGCCTGCGCGGTAAGAAACTATCGGACGAAGCCATTTTGGCCGTCATAGCGGAGCCCCAGCGCTCCCTCAAAAAATGCATGGTAAGAATAAGGCGCATTAAGCTGCCGGAGGAATCTCCGAATGCTGCGCAAGATGTGGACACCAGCGCCTTTGAGCCGGCTCGCAATTCGACGATGTACGTTCCGCCGAAGGTACAGATCAAAAGGAAAGACAGAGTTGCCAAGCAGAAGGCGGCAG aacaaaaaatatcaCCCTGTCGCGTACGCTTGAGGAATATCAGCCCCAGGAAACCAGCGGCAGAGGTTTCCCCCAAAAAGCCATCGCGCTTCTTCCACCGAGATCAGCCGCCGACGAGAACGCGCTCCTCGGTGACCCGCAATGTCTTCGATTTCCTCTCGCAATCCCAGATCGAGGATGACAACAACCGGGAGGATCCCGCCGCGGACATAGTTAAGCGTCTGGTCAAGGATGGCAAGGCCTGCGTGATGGTGCGCTCGACTTCGGGCAAAACAAGGGCCAAAACAATAAGAAAGAAGCCACGACCTGTGGGCAGGCGGAAGAAGTGTTCGCTGAAAGACGCGGAGCCCCAAGAGCCAGTCCAGAATGTTCCGAAGATCATAGAACCCCGCATGCAGAAGCCATCACGCGCTTTGTCTCCTATTTACGAGCCCGAGGAGGATTGTAGCAATGATTCGGATGCATATGCTCCTTGCATGGAGCCCATTGAGGTGCCCGTTCAGGTGCACGTCGAGCCAAGTACTTCCAGGCAAGCCCACGATGGAGCCTACAGTAATTTGGCCCGATCCGTGATGCTCAATCAGACGCAGGCGCAGAATCCGAAAAAGCCCTCAGACAGACGTCGTGAGCTCATCAACATGGCGCGCCAGTTGGTTAGCACACCGCTGAATCGCAAGGTGCCACCGGTACCAGAAGCGAACATCACAGCCACTGCAATATCGCCTATTACCCGCCAGTCTCCGGCGGCGGGAGCGGCATCCCCTTGGCGCGTTTCCGACGAGTCGCCAATGCCAAATACCTTCATGTTCGGCTTCAACACCTCCCAGCTGCCCTCGTATTCCAGTGATCACATGCGGCGACGGCATGTCTATGTACCGGATGTCCAGGCGGAGCGATCCGAGGAGTCCATTTGTCCGCCTTTGCACGAGCAAAGTCATGACTCAAGTGCGAACGACTCGAACGAAGAGAATCGACCGCCTGCCACTGCTAGCAAATCGATGACACTCGATGACCAGGAAAACGCAGAGAATGCCGAGAACTTTGTGCACCTACCAAATCCACGGAGAACGCTGAAGAAGCGCACGCCCTTTAAGGACATAAACATTTTGGAGGTGGTGACGCTGCCGTCATGGAAGAAGAATGTGCCAACAACTCCCTCGAAAGAAATCTCTTCCACTAGAGTTTCTAATAACCAAGCGCAGAATGCATCACCAGCACAGCGCAGCCAAACGCGTGCGAATCTTTTTGGCTTCGACGAGATTTTGCCCAGTGAAGATACAGCAGCTAGTAAATCAACGGAAGCAAGAGAATCTACTCATTCAGAAGCGACCGCTTCTCCAGCGAATGAAATATTGCCATGTGAAGATGCATCGAGAAAAAGCCCACGAAATCTTTTTGGATTTGAGGAATTCATCACTGAAAGCGAAGTTTTGGCTCCCGCCTCCAGAGCTTCGAGTCAAAACGTGACACTGCATGATAAACTCCATCGACTGGCTGAGCTGCGACCCCGTGATGGGGAGCTACCGCAAGTGTCAACCTACTCGCTGCAGGGCGATTGCTTGGGAGAAAGGCAATTCAAGCACCCGGATATCAGAGATGTGTTTTGCTCCACAATGGTTGCGGAGCCCACACCACCACGAAGGCGACGAGCTGCACTGCCTGCAAGGGAAACCATGGGATTGTTTAGGGATGTCCAAGTCGATCCGGAGAAAACGTTTGACGAAAAG CAACCAAGGCGAACATACGTGAGGGAGCGTCCACAGCGCAAGCGAAAGAAGCGAGTGCAGATGTTGTACATAGAGAGTGAATctgaggacgaggacgagcaGGACTCGCACGATAATAACTTCAGTTCTCCGCAGAAGAAGCAACCGCAGAGTAAACGACCGCGTAGGGATGTGGAGCACGAGGCTAAATTGCAGGAGTACATCACCAGTTTCAACAGGGAGTGTGAGGAAGTGGAAAAATTCCCAGTGATCATCGAATAA